From Mycobacteriales bacterium, the proteins below share one genomic window:
- a CDS encoding glucose 1-dehydrogenase encodes MKACTVKPGDVSTAGVEEIPEPPESDGEVLVEGLYVGICGTDVEVSVDGYGEAPPGHERLVLFHESLGRVLEAPDGSGLAKGDLVAGVVRRPDPVPCEPCSKDQWDFCRNGKFTERGIKQHDGYGSQRWRVAPKFAIKLDASLDRLGVLLEPTSVVAKAWDQVGKIAARSSWTPATALVTGAGPIGLLAAMIGRQKGLDVTVLDRVTEGPKPGMVAELGASYVTSLDDLASPPDIVIEATGIGQVVFDVVGRAAPDAIVCLTGISSGTREMSLAADAVNKAIVLSNEVVFGSVNAGLANYQQAAQALAAADNDWLAKIITRTVPMAEWAQALERKPDDIKVVVDLQAA; translated from the coding sequence GTGAAGGCGTGCACGGTAAAGCCAGGCGATGTCTCGACGGCGGGCGTCGAGGAGATCCCGGAACCGCCGGAGTCCGACGGCGAGGTGCTCGTCGAAGGCCTGTACGTCGGGATCTGCGGCACGGACGTCGAGGTGTCCGTCGACGGCTACGGCGAGGCCCCGCCCGGACACGAGCGGCTGGTGCTCTTCCACGAGTCGCTCGGTCGCGTGCTGGAGGCACCCGACGGGTCGGGGCTGGCCAAGGGTGACCTCGTCGCGGGCGTGGTACGCCGCCCGGATCCGGTGCCGTGCGAGCCGTGTTCGAAAGACCAGTGGGACTTCTGCCGCAACGGGAAGTTCACCGAGCGGGGAATCAAGCAGCACGACGGCTACGGCTCGCAGCGCTGGCGCGTCGCGCCGAAGTTCGCGATCAAGCTCGACGCCTCGCTGGACCGCCTCGGGGTCCTGCTCGAGCCGACGTCGGTCGTCGCGAAGGCGTGGGACCAGGTCGGCAAGATCGCGGCGCGTTCCAGCTGGACACCCGCGACCGCGCTCGTCACCGGGGCCGGACCGATCGGCCTGCTCGCCGCGATGATCGGCCGGCAGAAGGGTCTGGACGTCACCGTCCTCGACCGGGTCACCGAGGGTCCGAAGCCGGGCATGGTCGCAGAGCTCGGCGCGTCGTACGTCACCTCGCTCGACGACCTGGCCAGCCCGCCGGACATCGTGATCGAGGCGACCGGGATCGGGCAGGTCGTGTTCGACGTGGTGGGTCGTGCCGCGCCGGATGCGATCGTGTGCCTCACCGGCATCTCCTCCGGCACCCGCGAGATGTCGCTGGCGGCCGACGCGGTCAACAAGGCGATCGTGCTGTCCAACGAGGTCGTGTTCGGCTCGGTCAACGCCGGGCTCGCGAACTACCAGCAGGCGGCGCAGGCGCTGGCGGCGGCCGACAACGACTGGCTGGCGAAGATCATCACGCGCACGGTCCCGATGGCGGAGTGGGCCCAGGCCCTCGAGCGAAAGCCTGACGACATCAAGGTCGTCGTGGACCTGCAAGCGGCCTGA
- a CDS encoding S-(hydroxymethyl)mycothiol dehydrogenase, translated as MASTVQGVIARGKGAPVELATVVVPDPGPGEALVDVQACGVCHTDLHYREGGINDEFPFLLGHEAAGTVAAVGPGVTDVAPGDFVILNWRAVCGQCRACSRGEPWYCFATHNATQRMTLEDGTPLSPALGIGAFAEKTLVAAGQCTKVDSAADPAVAGLLGCGVMAGLGAALNTAAVRRGETVAVIGCGGVGDAAILGASIAGARLVIAIDVDDRKLEWAKTFGATHTVNSRDTDIVAAVRELTGGLGTDVVIEAVGRPETYRAAFYARDLAGRVVLVGVPTPDMTIELPLIDVFGRGGALKSSWYGDCLPSRDFPLLVDAYLAGRLPLDRFVSERIGIADVEAAFTKMSDGGVLRSVVVM; from the coding sequence ATGGCAAGCACGGTCCAGGGAGTGATCGCCCGCGGCAAGGGCGCCCCCGTCGAGCTCGCCACGGTCGTCGTGCCGGATCCGGGTCCCGGCGAGGCGCTCGTCGACGTGCAGGCGTGCGGCGTCTGTCACACCGATCTGCACTACCGCGAAGGCGGCATCAACGACGAGTTCCCGTTCCTGCTCGGCCACGAGGCGGCGGGGACCGTCGCGGCGGTCGGGCCCGGGGTCACCGATGTCGCTCCCGGTGACTTCGTCATCCTCAACTGGCGGGCGGTGTGCGGGCAGTGCCGCGCCTGTTCGCGCGGTGAGCCCTGGTACTGCTTCGCCACCCACAACGCGACGCAGCGGATGACGCTGGAGGACGGCACACCGCTCTCGCCCGCCCTCGGCATCGGCGCGTTCGCTGAGAAGACCCTGGTCGCCGCAGGTCAGTGCACCAAGGTGGACTCCGCCGCCGACCCCGCGGTCGCCGGCCTGCTCGGTTGCGGGGTGATGGCCGGGCTGGGAGCGGCGCTGAACACCGCCGCGGTGCGCCGCGGCGAGACCGTCGCGGTGATCGGCTGCGGCGGCGTGGGCGACGCGGCGATCCTCGGCGCGAGCATCGCCGGGGCGCGGCTGGTCATCGCGATCGACGTCGACGACCGCAAGCTGGAATGGGCGAAGACGTTCGGCGCGACGCACACGGTCAACTCGCGAGACACCGACATCGTCGCCGCGGTCCGGGAACTGACCGGCGGGCTCGGGACCGACGTCGTGATCGAGGCGGTGGGCCGGCCCGAGACCTACCGCGCCGCTTTCTACGCCAGGGATCTGGCCGGCCGCGTCGTGCTGGTCGGGGTGCCCACCCCGGACATGACCATCGAGCTTCCGCTGATCGACGTCTTCGGCCGCGGCGGCGCCCTCAAGTCGTCGTGGTACGGCGACTGCCTGCCCAGCCGCGACTTCCCGTTGCTCGTCGACGCCTACCTGGCCGGGCGGCTCCCGCTCGACCGGTTCGTCTCCGAACGGATCGGGATCGCCGACGTCGAGGCCGCGTTCACCAAGATGAGCGATGGAGGTGTGCTTCGGTCTGTAGTGGTGATGTAA
- a CDS encoding L,D-transpeptidase family protein, giving the protein MHGSRALRLTALALIAGLLAACSGGSSPDSPGSAGTPAAPLHVVSVLPATLTGTTPLVVTFRSALPSDSALPTLTPAVPGTWTRSGSTATFVPSQAYPPSTKFKVQLVRRSGHPAATIARPTSVNGSLRFADQILARLGYLPLTSAAAAPADAAAEAAAVYDPPPGRLTWRFHDTPATIKKDWKTGRDNVVLRGAVIAFQHQSHLTQDGAIGPATWRKLEAADLAHTVDPDKYSYVSANLYEPQTLSVWVDGKTVLTSPVNGGVAGAPTPLGTYPVYLRYTATTMQGTNPDGSKYKDPGVPWVNYFSGGSAVHGFPRASYGFPQSVGCLELPIDTAKTVYGLIDYGTLVTVTGPYVPTSVATPSPPQTASPKPSGKPSSAPSHHPRPTASATAPALPTATPTAAQGITPPTSHDPRH; this is encoded by the coding sequence ATGCACGGGAGTCGGGCCCTTCGGCTCACCGCGCTCGCCCTCATCGCCGGCCTGCTCGCCGCCTGCAGCGGCGGCTCGAGCCCCGACTCCCCCGGCTCGGCCGGCACCCCCGCCGCACCACTGCATGTCGTGTCGGTGCTGCCCGCAACGCTGACCGGCACCACCCCGCTCGTCGTGACCTTCCGCAGCGCGCTGCCGAGCGACTCGGCACTGCCGACCCTCACCCCCGCCGTACCCGGCACGTGGACCCGCAGCGGAAGCACCGCGACGTTCGTCCCGTCGCAGGCGTACCCGCCGAGCACGAAGTTCAAGGTCCAGCTGGTACGCCGCAGCGGGCACCCGGCCGCGACCATCGCGCGACCGACGTCGGTCAACGGTTCGCTGCGCTTCGCCGACCAGATCCTCGCCCGGCTGGGCTATCTGCCACTGACGTCGGCTGCGGCTGCCCCGGCCGACGCGGCCGCCGAGGCAGCCGCCGTCTACGACCCGCCGCCGGGACGGTTGACGTGGCGCTTCCACGACACCCCGGCGACGATCAAGAAGGACTGGAAGACCGGCCGGGACAACGTCGTGCTGCGCGGTGCGGTCATCGCCTTCCAGCACCAGTCACACCTGACCCAGGACGGCGCGATCGGGCCGGCGACGTGGCGCAAGCTCGAGGCGGCCGACCTCGCGCACACCGTCGACCCGGACAAGTACAGCTACGTCTCGGCGAACCTCTACGAGCCGCAGACCCTCAGCGTCTGGGTCGACGGCAAGACGGTCCTGACCTCGCCGGTCAACGGCGGCGTCGCCGGCGCCCCGACGCCACTCGGCACCTACCCGGTCTACCTGCGCTACACCGCCACGACGATGCAGGGCACGAACCCCGACGGCTCCAAGTACAAGGACCCGGGCGTGCCGTGGGTCAACTACTTCTCCGGCGGCTCGGCGGTGCACGGCTTCCCGCGGGCGTCGTACGGCTTCCCGCAGTCCGTCGGCTGCCTGGAGCTGCCGATCGACACGGCGAAGACCGTCTACGGGCTGATCGACTACGGCACGCTGGTGACGGTCACCGGCCCCTACGTGCCGACCTCGGTCGCCACTCCTTCGCCGCCGCAGACCGCATCGCCCAAGCCGTCGGGCAAGCCCAGCAGCGCGCCGTCGCACCACCCGCGCCCCACCGCCTCGGCCACTGCTCCCGCGCTGCCCACCGCCACTCCGACCGCCGCCCAGGGCATCACGCCGCCGACGTCGCACGACCCGCGGCACTAG
- a CDS encoding ABC transporter ATP-binding protein: protein MARARKAPAAEPAVTVRGLEKRYGDLEAVRGIDLDVTAGELFGFLGPNGAGKSTTIKMLCTLVKPTAGSASIAGLDVDKERTAVRRHIGLVFQETTLDDYLTAEQNLRFHAAIYGMSRRTVGARIDAVLELVGLAERKTSAVRTFSGGMKRRLEIARGLLHSPRVLFLDEPTIGLDPESRQVLWRYVDELRRREDITVFLTTHYMDEAERCDRIAFINSGEIVALGTPAELKGGVGDDQVKVVTADNDAAILAIKRKLKIDAVPDGNALLIGVPDGEAFVPKLFGIGIAVHSVSVSRPTLDDVFLAHAGRRIGDDGPAAPRRWMGMGR from the coding sequence TTGGCACGGGCACGCAAGGCGCCGGCGGCCGAGCCGGCGGTCACGGTACGCGGGTTGGAAAAGCGCTACGGCGACCTCGAGGCGGTCCGTGGGATCGACCTGGACGTCACGGCGGGAGAGCTGTTCGGCTTCCTCGGCCCCAACGGCGCCGGCAAGTCGACGACGATCAAGATGCTCTGCACCCTGGTCAAGCCGACCGCAGGCAGTGCGAGCATCGCCGGCCTCGACGTCGACAAGGAGCGCACCGCGGTACGCCGTCACATCGGGTTGGTCTTCCAGGAGACCACCCTCGACGACTACCTGACCGCTGAGCAGAACCTGCGCTTCCACGCCGCGATCTACGGCATGTCTCGTCGCACCGTGGGCGCCCGCATCGACGCCGTCCTCGAGCTGGTCGGCCTTGCCGAACGCAAGACGTCGGCGGTTCGCACGTTCTCCGGTGGCATGAAGCGCCGGCTGGAGATCGCGCGCGGTCTGCTCCACTCGCCTCGGGTGCTGTTCCTCGACGAGCCGACGATCGGTCTGGACCCTGAGTCCCGCCAGGTGCTGTGGCGCTACGTCGACGAGCTCCGCCGCCGCGAGGACATCACCGTGTTCCTCACCACGCACTACATGGATGAGGCCGAACGCTGCGACCGGATCGCCTTCATCAACAGTGGCGAGATCGTCGCGCTCGGTACGCCGGCGGAGCTCAAGGGCGGCGTCGGGGACGACCAGGTCAAGGTCGTCACCGCCGACAACGACGCGGCGATCCTGGCCATCAAGCGGAAGCTGAAGATCGACGCGGTGCCCGACGGCAACGCGCTGCTGATCGGCGTACCCGACGGTGAGGCCTTCGTTCCGAAGCTGTTCGGGATCGGGATCGCCGTCCATTCGGTCAGCGTGTCGCGGCCGACGCTGGATGACGTGTTCCTGGCGCACGCGGGTCGCCGGATCGGCGACGACGGACCGGCCGCACCGAGGCGCTGGATGGGGATGGGGCGATGA
- a CDS encoding sterol desaturase family protein has translation MAIAEIRTAGNPPATPVGQSADYSAAGLTLGGAARIFWRTFNARVLALAFLASLVCRVVLGGWRWWDLAIAGIVLGVQPFTEWLIHVFVLHAKPRHVGSVTFDGLLARKHRAHHASPKVIALVLVPRRALVTSVVVAVPLYWLIVGMNWRLALSWLVVAYGMFLTYEWVHFLIHSSYKPKRAYYRYVYKAHRLHHFRNENYWYGVTVHLADHVLHTFPDKDDVPVSQTAFTLGVDVAGIEPAA, from the coding sequence GTGGCGATCGCTGAGATCCGCACCGCCGGCAACCCGCCGGCGACCCCCGTGGGGCAGTCCGCGGACTACTCCGCGGCCGGCCTGACGCTCGGTGGCGCCGCCCGGATCTTCTGGCGGACGTTCAACGCCCGAGTGCTCGCGCTCGCCTTCCTGGCCTCGCTGGTCTGCCGCGTCGTACTCGGCGGCTGGCGGTGGTGGGATCTCGCCATTGCGGGGATCGTCCTCGGGGTCCAGCCGTTCACCGAATGGCTGATCCACGTGTTCGTCCTGCACGCCAAGCCGCGTCACGTCGGCTCGGTCACCTTCGACGGACTGCTCGCCCGCAAGCACCGCGCTCATCACGCCAGCCCGAAGGTGATCGCCCTGGTGCTCGTGCCCCGGCGGGCGCTCGTCACGTCGGTCGTCGTCGCCGTACCGCTCTACTGGCTGATCGTCGGGATGAACTGGCGGCTGGCGCTGAGCTGGCTGGTCGTCGCGTACGGGATGTTCCTGACCTATGAGTGGGTGCACTTCCTGATCCACTCCAGCTACAAGCCGAAGCGGGCCTACTACCGCTACGTCTACAAGGCGCACCGGCTGCACCACTTCCGCAACGAGAACTACTGGTACGGCGTGACGGTGCACCTCGCCGACCACGTGCTGCACACCTTCCCGGACAAAGACGACGTGCCGGTCTCGCAGACCGCGTTCACCCTCGGGGTGGACGTGGCCGGCATCGAACCCGCCGCATAG
- a CDS encoding cytochrome P450 codes for MTEATVSTTWKHPDKIRPAALPGAGRLGAALDRLQRPRPLAVPPAGSGLQPVPGNKGFPLVGSTFSFMFSGPDFSRRMYDRYGPVTWIKSLGLDLLMALGPDATQSVLVNADKAYSQSGWEWFIGPFFRRGLMLLDFDEHLLHRRIMQEAFTRPRLTGYLERTDELVAKDVAGWPAAGKMFAYPTLKRLSLDIATHIFMGDSTGEDDAKLQTAFIDTVRAGTSMIRADVPGLRWHRGLVGRRVLEEYFRAKLPAKRATETEDLFSALCHVETDTGQTFTDDDVVNHMIFLMMAAHDTSTITTSAVLAALAAHPEWQEKAREQSFALDELSIDALDELTVLDLVIKEALRLTAPVPSMVRKTIKDTELLGHYVPANTFVSVSPWFSHYMPEVWSNPQAFDPERFSEERHEDKVHRYAWVPFGGGAHKCIGMYFGTQEVKILVHHLLRRYRWTTPAGYVVPWDLLSLPMPADGLPLELHPLT; via the coding sequence GTGACCGAAGCCACCGTCAGCACCACCTGGAAGCATCCGGACAAGATCCGGCCGGCGGCGCTGCCGGGCGCCGGGCGGCTCGGCGCGGCCCTCGACCGGCTGCAACGCCCGCGCCCGCTCGCCGTACCGCCGGCCGGCTCGGGACTCCAGCCGGTGCCCGGCAACAAGGGATTCCCGCTGGTCGGCTCGACGTTCAGCTTCATGTTCAGCGGCCCGGACTTCTCCCGCCGGATGTACGACCGCTACGGACCGGTGACGTGGATCAAGTCGCTGGGGCTGGATCTGCTGATGGCGCTCGGGCCGGACGCGACGCAGTCGGTGCTCGTCAACGCCGACAAGGCGTACTCGCAGTCGGGCTGGGAGTGGTTCATCGGCCCGTTCTTCCGGCGCGGGCTGATGCTGCTGGACTTCGACGAGCACCTGCTGCACCGCCGGATCATGCAGGAGGCCTTCACCCGGCCGCGGCTCACCGGCTATCTGGAGCGCACCGACGAGCTCGTGGCCAAGGACGTCGCCGGCTGGCCGGCGGCGGGCAAGATGTTCGCGTACCCGACGCTGAAGCGGCTCTCGCTCGACATCGCCACCCACATCTTCATGGGTGACTCCACCGGCGAGGACGACGCGAAGCTGCAGACCGCCTTCATCGACACGGTGCGTGCCGGCACGTCGATGATCCGGGCGGACGTCCCCGGCCTGCGGTGGCACCGCGGCCTGGTCGGCCGACGGGTGCTCGAGGAGTACTTCCGGGCGAAGCTGCCCGCCAAGCGGGCGACGGAGACCGAGGACCTGTTCTCGGCGCTGTGTCACGTGGAGACCGACACCGGTCAGACGTTCACCGACGACGACGTCGTGAACCACATGATCTTCCTGATGATGGCGGCGCACGACACCTCGACGATCACCACCTCCGCCGTCCTCGCCGCCCTGGCGGCGCATCCGGAATGGCAGGAGAAGGCGCGCGAGCAGTCGTTCGCCCTCGACGAGCTCTCCATCGACGCGCTGGACGAGCTCACGGTGCTCGATCTGGTCATCAAGGAGGCGTTGCGGCTGACCGCGCCGGTGCCGTCGATGGTCCGCAAGACGATCAAGGACACCGAGCTGCTCGGCCACTACGTGCCGGCGAACACGTTCGTGTCGGTCTCGCCGTGGTTCAGCCACTACATGCCGGAGGTGTGGTCCAACCCGCAGGCCTTCGACCCGGAGCGCTTCTCCGAGGAGCGGCACGAGGACAAGGTGCACCGCTACGCGTGGGTGCCGTTCGGCGGCGGGGCGCACAAGTGCATCGGCATGTACTTCGGCACCCAGGAGGTCAAGATCCTGGTGCACCACCTGCTGCGCCGCTACCGGTGGACCACGCCTGCCGGCTACGTCGTGCCGTGGGACCTGCTGTCGCTGCCCATGCCGGCGGACGGCCTGCCGTTGGAGCTTCATCCGCTGACCTAG
- the leuS gene encoding leucine--tRNA ligase — protein sequence MSEQTGPVEDDAVGYDPIGVVDKWLPVWDELRVHEARDDGRPRTYVVDMFPYPSGDLHMGHAEAFSIGDAVARFARARGNDVLHPIGWDSFGLPAENAALSRNLDPRDWTYANIEVQAESFRRMGMSFDWRTRLHTSDPEYYRWTQWLFLRFYEKGLAYRKSAPVNWCPKDQTVLANEQVIQGKCERCGSEVTKKNLTQWFFKITDYAERLLDDMADLEGVWPTPVLTMQRNWIGRSTGAYVDFEVVGREEPVRVFTTRPDTLFGATFFVVAADSALADELCASQQREAFSAYLDEVRKATDIERLAEARPKTGVPLGRTAINPVNGEEIPIWAADYVLADYGTGAIMAVPAHDQRDLDFARRHGLPVRIVVDTGGPDPVETGIATPGEGTIVNSGKYDGMTKADAIPAIAADLAAAGTGELAVTYRLRDWLLSRQRYWGCPIPIVHCPACGEVAVPDQALPVELPTSGYELRPEGGKSPLESATDWVAVACPQCGGDARRDTDTMDTFVDSSWYYLRYPSSTRDDVAFDPASTAQWLPVDEYIGGVEHAILHLLYSRFFTKALHDMGLLTFTEPFTRLTNQGQVIMNGSAMSKSKGNLVNLQAELAKYGPDAVRITMLFAGPPEDDIDWADVSPTGAVKWLARVWRLCHDIATTGLGSDPTTAEPGLRAAVHRLIADATSQTESKRFNVTIARLMELTSLLRKAVDGAALDRPAGAAAVREGAEALAAMLSIFAPFTAEEVWSLLGREASVVFAGWPCHDEALLVEDTVTCVVQVAGKLRDRLEVSVDIGEDELRELALASDGVVRALDGRGIRTVIVRAPKLVNVVPA from the coding sequence GTGAGCGAGCAGACCGGCCCGGTCGAGGACGACGCAGTCGGGTACGACCCGATCGGCGTGGTCGACAAGTGGCTGCCGGTCTGGGACGAGCTTCGGGTCCACGAGGCGCGCGACGACGGCCGGCCACGCACCTACGTCGTCGACATGTTCCCGTATCCGAGCGGCGACCTGCACATGGGTCACGCGGAGGCGTTCAGCATCGGCGACGCGGTCGCCCGGTTCGCTCGGGCGCGTGGCAACGACGTGCTGCACCCGATCGGCTGGGACTCCTTCGGCCTGCCGGCCGAGAACGCCGCGCTGTCGCGCAACCTGGACCCGCGAGACTGGACCTACGCCAACATCGAGGTGCAGGCCGAGTCGTTCCGGCGGATGGGGATGTCGTTCGACTGGCGTACCCGGCTGCACACCTCCGATCCGGAGTACTACCGCTGGACGCAGTGGCTGTTCCTGCGCTTCTACGAGAAGGGCCTGGCCTACCGCAAGTCCGCACCGGTCAACTGGTGTCCCAAGGACCAGACCGTGCTGGCGAACGAGCAGGTCATCCAGGGCAAGTGCGAGCGGTGCGGCAGCGAGGTCACCAAGAAGAACCTGACGCAGTGGTTCTTCAAGATCACCGACTACGCCGAGCGGTTGCTCGACGACATGGCCGACCTCGAAGGCGTGTGGCCGACGCCGGTCCTGACGATGCAGCGCAACTGGATCGGCCGCTCGACCGGCGCCTACGTCGACTTCGAAGTCGTCGGGCGCGAGGAGCCGGTGCGGGTCTTCACCACCCGGCCCGACACGTTGTTCGGCGCGACGTTCTTCGTCGTCGCCGCCGACTCCGCGCTGGCTGACGAGCTGTGTGCCTCGCAACAGCGCGAAGCCTTTTCGGCGTACCTGGACGAGGTCCGCAAGGCCACCGACATCGAGCGGCTCGCGGAGGCGCGCCCGAAGACCGGCGTGCCGCTGGGCCGGACCGCGATCAACCCGGTCAACGGCGAGGAGATCCCGATCTGGGCGGCGGACTACGTGCTCGCCGACTACGGCACCGGGGCGATCATGGCGGTGCCCGCCCACGACCAGCGTGACCTGGACTTCGCGCGTCGCCACGGACTGCCGGTGCGCATCGTGGTGGACACGGGTGGGCCGGACCCGGTCGAAACCGGGATCGCTACGCCCGGCGAGGGCACGATCGTCAACAGCGGCAAGTACGACGGCATGACGAAGGCCGATGCGATCCCTGCGATCGCGGCCGACCTGGCGGCTGCCGGCACCGGCGAGCTGGCGGTCACCTACCGGCTGCGCGACTGGCTGCTGTCCCGGCAGCGCTACTGGGGTTGCCCGATCCCGATCGTCCACTGTCCGGCCTGCGGCGAGGTGGCGGTCCCGGACCAGGCACTGCCGGTCGAGCTGCCGACATCGGGTTACGAGCTGCGGCCGGAGGGTGGCAAGTCGCCCCTGGAGTCGGCGACCGACTGGGTGGCGGTGGCCTGCCCGCAGTGTGGCGGTGACGCGCGACGCGACACCGACACGATGGACACCTTCGTCGACTCGTCCTGGTACTACCTGCGCTACCCGTCCTCGACCAGGGACGACGTGGCGTTCGACCCGGCGTCGACAGCGCAGTGGCTGCCGGTCGACGAGTACATCGGTGGTGTCGAGCACGCGATCCTGCACCTGCTCTACTCGCGGTTCTTCACCAAAGCGCTGCACGACATGGGCCTGCTGACGTTCACCGAGCCCTTCACCCGCCTGACCAACCAGGGGCAGGTGATCATGAACGGCTCGGCGATGTCGAAGTCGAAGGGCAACCTGGTCAACCTCCAGGCGGAGCTCGCGAAGTACGGCCCGGACGCGGTCCGGATCACGATGCTGTTCGCCGGTCCGCCCGAGGACGACATCGACTGGGCCGACGTCTCGCCGACCGGCGCGGTGAAGTGGCTGGCCCGGGTGTGGCGGCTCTGCCATGACATCGCTACGACGGGCCTGGGCAGCGACCCGACCACCGCCGAACCGGGACTGCGCGCGGCGGTCCACCGGCTCATCGCCGATGCGACGAGCCAGACCGAGAGCAAGCGGTTCAACGTCACGATCGCTCGGCTGATGGAGCTGACCTCGCTGCTGCGCAAGGCGGTGGACGGCGCAGCGCTCGACCGGCCCGCCGGCGCTGCCGCGGTGCGCGAAGGCGCTGAGGCCCTCGCCGCGATGCTGTCGATCTTCGCGCCGTTCACCGCGGAGGAGGTCTGGTCGCTGCTCGGCCGGGAGGCTTCGGTGGTGTTCGCCGGTTGGCCGTGCCACGACGAGGCGCTGTTGGTCGAGGACACGGTGACCTGCGTCGTACAGGTCGCCGGCAAGCTGCGGGACCGGCTCGAGGTGTCGGTCGACATCGGTGAGGACGAGCTGCGGGAGCTGGCGCTCGCCAGCGACGGCGTCGTCCGGGCGCTCGACGGGCGCGGCATTCGTACCGTCATCGTGCGTGCGCCGAAACTGGTCAACGTCGTCCCTGCCTAG
- a CDS encoding ABC transporter permease gives MTAQTFSGGLEVVPVSSPIGGFAHEVRAVSIVWQREMTRMLGDKARMISTLLQPLLFLFVLGAGLSAAVSGSSGGANFKTFLFPGVLVTGILFTAVFSAISIVWDREFGFMREMLVAPISSSSIVVGKCLGGATIATIQSVLIIALAGAVHVPYRALLMLGLLGVVFITSFTMTAVGLVLAARVKSVQTLMPLVNMMLMPLMFMSGSLYPLGPQSPRWLDLVSRFNPLTYAVASARSLVIHSLAADNPTRHLFFPPTWDGWAVPAWLDVLVVFGVGVTLLTAACLMFARTE, from the coding sequence ATGACGGCACAGACGTTCTCGGGCGGCCTCGAGGTCGTCCCGGTGAGCTCCCCGATCGGTGGCTTCGCGCACGAGGTCCGCGCGGTCAGCATCGTGTGGCAGCGAGAGATGACACGGATGCTCGGCGACAAGGCGCGGATGATCTCCACGCTGCTTCAGCCCCTGCTGTTCCTGTTCGTGCTCGGCGCGGGCCTGTCGGCTGCGGTGAGCGGGTCGTCCGGCGGAGCGAACTTCAAGACGTTCCTGTTCCCCGGGGTGCTGGTCACCGGGATCTTGTTCACCGCGGTGTTCTCGGCGATCTCGATCGTTTGGGACCGCGAGTTCGGCTTCATGCGGGAGATGCTCGTCGCCCCGATCTCCTCGTCGAGCATCGTCGTCGGCAAGTGTCTCGGCGGCGCCACGATCGCCACGATCCAGAGCGTGCTGATCATCGCGCTGGCGGGCGCAGTGCACGTGCCCTACCGGGCGTTGCTGATGCTCGGCCTGCTCGGCGTCGTGTTCATCACGTCGTTCACGATGACCGCGGTCGGGTTGGTGCTCGCAGCACGGGTGAAGAGCGTGCAGACGCTCATGCCGCTGGTGAACATGATGCTGATGCCGCTGATGTTCATGTCCGGCTCGCTCTACCCGCTCGGTCCGCAGTCCCCACGCTGGCTCGACCTGGTGTCGCGCTTCAACCCGCTGACCTATGCGGTCGCCTCGGCCCGGTCGTTGGTGATCCACAGCCTGGCGGCTGACAACCCCACGAGGCACCTGTTCTTCCCGCCGACCTGGGACGGGTGGGCGGTCCCGGCTTGGCTCGACGTGCTGGTGGTGTTCGGCGTCGGCGTCACGCTGCTCACGGCCGCCTGCCTGATGTTCGCCCGCACCGAGTAA
- a CDS encoding DUF1684 domain-containing protein, with translation MSLALLDWRRRVAALYRDVRATADPVAAHRLWSEGRQWLFSAHPESADRAAVLRVADYDPVWCFEVEIAPAPVQRIEIATSTDGVVPFTRIGRAELAGLGALDVWWLDSYGGGVWLPMRDASADTYGGGRYVLDTVKGADLGGTYDPVTGAGRLVIDLNFAYNPSCAYDERWACPLAPEGNRLPTAIEAGELLPA, from the coding sequence GTGTCGCTCGCCCTGCTCGACTGGCGGCGTCGGGTCGCCGCGCTCTATCGCGACGTCCGCGCCACTGCCGACCCGGTGGCCGCCCATCGCCTCTGGAGCGAAGGGCGGCAGTGGCTGTTCTCCGCTCATCCCGAGTCGGCGGACCGCGCCGCCGTTCTGAGGGTCGCCGACTACGACCCGGTCTGGTGCTTCGAGGTCGAGATCGCACCCGCCCCGGTGCAGCGGATCGAGATCGCGACCTCGACCGACGGCGTCGTGCCGTTCACCCGCATCGGGCGGGCGGAGCTCGCCGGCCTCGGCGCCCTCGACGTGTGGTGGCTCGACTCCTACGGCGGCGGCGTCTGGCTGCCCATGCGCGACGCCTCGGCGGACACCTACGGTGGCGGGCGCTACGTCCTCGACACCGTCAAAGGCGCCGACCTCGGCGGGACCTATGACCCGGTCACCGGCGCCGGCCGGCTGGTGATCGACCTCAACTTCGCTTACAACCCGTCCTGCGCCTACGACGAGCGGTGGGCCTGCCCGCTCGCTCCCGAGGGCAACCGGCTCCCAACCGCGATCGAGGCCGGCGAGCTGCTGCCGGCGTAG